In Trifolium pratense cultivar HEN17-A07 linkage group LG7, ARS_RC_1.1, whole genome shotgun sequence, a genomic segment contains:
- the LOC123893809 gene encoding carotenoid 9,10(9',10')-cleavage dioxygenase 1-like, which yields MESEKKGEGIVKVEPKPSNGFTSKAVDLLEKLIVKLFYDSSLPHHWLAGNFAPVKDETPPVKDLPVKGHLPDCLNGEFVRVGSNPRFAPVAGYHWFDGDGMIHGLRIKDGKATYVSRFVKTSRFKQEEYFGGSKFMKIGDLKGLFGLLMVNVQMLRAKLKVLDVSYGHGTANTALVYHHQKLLALSEGDKPYAIKVFEDGDLQTLGQLDYDKRLGHSFTAHPKVDPFTGEMFTFGYSHTPPYITYRVVSKDGFMHDPVPITISDPIMMHDFAITENYSIFMDLPLYFRPKEMVKNKTLIFSFDSTKKARFGALPRYAKDENLIRWFELPNCFIFHNANAWEEEDEIVLITCRAENPNLDQANGAIKEKLENITNELYEMRFNMKTGEASQKKLSASAVDFPRVNDSYTGRKQRFVYGTTLDSIAKVTGIIKFDLHAKPDLGKSKLEVGGNVQGLYDLGPGRFGSEAVFVPRVPGTDSEEDDGYLILFVHDENTGKSFVHVIDAKTMSADPVAVVELPQRVPYGFHALFVTEDQLQEQAKL from the exons ATGGAGTCTGAGAAAAAAGGAGAAGGGATTGTGAAGGTGGAACCAAAACCAAGTAATGGTTTTACTTCAAAAGCTGTTGATTTGTTAGAGAAGCTTATTGTCAAGTTATTCTATGATTCTTCACTTCCTCATCACTGGCTTGCTGGTAATTTTGCACCTGTTAAAGATGAGACACCTCCTGTTAAGGATCTTCCTGTTAAAGGACACCTTCCG GATTGCTTGAATGGAGAGTTTGTTAGGGTGGGATCCAATCCGAGGTTTGCTCCCGTGGCTGGATATCATTG GTTTGATGGAGATGG AATGATTCATGGTTTGCGTATCAAAGATGGAAAAGCTACATATGTTTCCCGCTTTGTGAAAACTTCTCGTTTTAAACAAGAAGAATACTTTGGAGGCTCTAAATTTATGAAG ATTGGAGATCTCAAAGGTCTATTTGGACTGTTAATGGTTAACGTGCAAATGTTGCGAGCTAAACTGAAAGTACTGGATGTTTCTTATGGACATGGAACAG CTAATACAGCTCTCGTATATCACCATCAAAAGCTTCTAGCACTCTCAGAAGGAGACAAACCTT ATGCTATTAAAGTTTTTGAAGATGGTGATTTGCAGACACTTGGTCAGCTAGATTATGACAAGAGATTGGGCCATAGCTTCACTGCTCATCCAAAAGTTGACCCATTTACCG GAGAGATGTTTACATTTGGATATTCACATACACCACCATATATCACATATAGAGTAGTTTCAAAGGATGGTTTTATGCATGATCCTGTTCCCATAACAATATCAGATCCAATTATGATGCATGACTTTGCCATCACAGAGAATTATTCAATATTTATGGATCTTCCTCTGTACTTTAGGCCAAAG GAAATGGTGAAGAATAAGACATTGATATTCTCTTTTGATTCAACCAAGAAAGCTCGTTTTGGTGCCCTACCTCGATATGCTAAGGATGAGAATCTTATTAGATGGTTTGAACTACCAAACTGCTTCATATTCCACAATG cCAATGCTTGGGAAGAGGAGGATGAAATTGTCTTGATCACGTGCCGCGCAGAGAATCCAAATTTGGACCAGGCCAACGGGGCCATCAAGGAAAAGCTTGAAAATATCACAAATGAGCT GTATGAAATGAGATTTAACATGAAAACCGGTGAAGCTTCTCAAAAGAAACTATCAGCATCTGCTGTAGACTTCCCTAGGGTGAATGACAGCTACACTGGCAG GAAACAACGATTTGTATATGGAACTACATTAGACAGCATTGCTAAGGTTACTGGGATTATTAAATTTGATTTGCACGCCAAACCGGATTTGGGAAAATCTAAGCTTGAAGTTGGAGGAAATGTTCAAGGTCTTTACGACTTGGGACCAGGAAGGTTTGGCTCGGAGGCTGTTTTTGTTCCACGCGTCCCTGGCACTGATTCTGAAGAAGATGATGGATACTTGATCTTATTTGTACATGATGAGAATACCGG GAAATCATTCGTGCATGTTATCGATGCAAAAACAATGTCAGCAGATCCTGTTGCAGTTGTAGAATTGCCTCAAAGAGTTCCATATGGTTTCCATGCTTTATTTGTGACAGAG GATCAACTGCAAGAACAGGCTAAATTGTAA